A genomic region of Xiphophorus couchianus chromosome 18, X_couchianus-1.0, whole genome shotgun sequence contains the following coding sequences:
- the dhx34 gene encoding putative ATP-dependent RNA helicase DHX34: protein MDRDRSRDSWDWGSPQNRAQMDEIFFREQDYIQAGCTEHKKFWAFFDRFQRFKAKREMSGSGIRDDVKEKKRSGSEKVDLGLPKEYDARYRINVSVCTGDIEKRVRKSDPRSRQRSSGPGPQEVSDCRLALLHFLDFSQKQSFGKLAKLRREQKNLPIFQYRDRIVELVRRHPVIVVAGDTGCGKSTQVPQYLLSAGFSHIACTQPRRIACISLAKRVSFESLNQYGSKVGYQIRFETSRTAATKLLFLTEGLLLRQIQQDKILDQYQVVIVDEVHERHLHCDFLLGVLRSLLAERPDLRLILMSATINIKLFSEYFRSAPVLQVPGRLFPIQVIYQPIPPEEQPSRSEKLDPRPYLRILQGIDQRYPPEERGDLLLFLSGVAEISNIQEACQVYATHTRRWIVLPLHSTLSLAQQDKVFDVSPPGVRKCIISTNIAETSVTIDGVRFVVDSGKVKEMSFDPKAKMQRLQEFWISRASSEQRKGRAGRTGPGVCYRLYSESDYNAFAPYPVPEIHRVALDSLVLQMKSMDLGDPLSFVFIDPPPTASIQTAVTYLKEQGALDSRGELTSIGKLLAQLPVDVVIGKMLVLGSLFNLVEPVLTIAAALSVQSPFLRSSQQNPDCKTSCQPLHSNQGDPFTLLNTFNAWVEVKGERGGGSRKWCRRRGLEEQRLYEMVNLRRQFKNLLRSHGLLESEDTAPSSGDREQRRERFTERKKLHQLKRDHEQQEGTKRKVLRLEEGGEFSSGSDSEDRGRGRKSKEGQGQEVDIQEVKFKLRHNVSELQEAVGASQDLSSRHQALLKLLLCRGLYPQLALPDEHNTTRKDSDQVFHTRNKQGVVMHPTSVFASDPEVLHVPEDEPRETGPDRRDSSRHQLLAFVTLLETNKPYLSNCVRVPALQALLLVANSVDTNADCTRLVVDGWLELEVREPDEALRVLSRALSLRSEWERLLKAQLGQSATSGQGVSRRDMEKLSDGLVRFLLYTEVSYSLQRLTALQTQNLYVGPQADPDSVYSELPDLSLLFPGAEAKPDPIKGGLRVTSFFIYNCLADSKDLYSECLRTFWSCPNCDLYMPLTPLERMHHEASCRPAGERQEAEEESGDGKSGSSGKSSLTRVYHCDVCDEDLTLTSTEILKHKRQHTFSAK from the exons ATGGATCGGGACAGGAGTAGAGACAGCTGGGACTGGGGCAGCCCGCAAAACCGAGCCCAGATGGATGAGATATTTTTCCGTGAACAGGATTACATCCAGGCTGGCTGCACGGAACATAAAAAGTTCTGGGCTTTCTTTGACCGTTTCCAGAGATTCAAAGCAAAGCGGGAAATGTCTGGGTCTGGAATAAGAGATGatgtcaaagaaaagaaaaggtcagGTTCTGAAAAAGTGGATTTGGGGCTTCCTAAAGAGTACGACGCTCGGTACCGGATTAATGTGTCCGTGTGCACCGGGGACATCGAGAAGCGAGTGAGGAAATCCGATCCCAGGAGCAGGCAGAGATCCTCGGGACCAGGTCCGCAGGAGGTCTCGGACTGCCGCCTGGCTTTGCTGCACTTCCTAGACTTCAGCCAGAAACAGAGCTTTGGGAAACTGGCCAAGCTCCGCCGGGAGCAGAAGAACCTGCCTATCTTTCAGTACCGAGATCGGATCGTGGAGCTGGTGCGGCGTCACCCGGTGATTGTGGTAGCCGGGGACACGGGCTGCGGGAAATCCACCCAGGTGCCCCAGTATCTGCTCTCGGCTGGCTTCAGCCACATCGCCTGCACCCAGCCCCGCCGGATCGCTTGCATTTCCCTCGCAAAGAGAGTCAGCTTTGAGAGCCTCAATCAGTACGGATCCAAG GTTGGGTATCAGATCCGCTTCGAGACTTCTCGGACGGCAGCCACCAAGCTGCTCTTCCTGACTGAGGGGCTCCTCCTGCGTCAGATCCAGCAGGACAAGATCCTGGATCAGTACCAGGTAGTCATCGTGGATGAGGTCCACGAGAGACATCTCCACTGCGACTTCCTCCTCGGCGTCCTGCGCTCCCTGCTGGCTGAACGGCCGGACCTCCGTCTCATCCTCATGTCAGCCACCATCAACATCAAGCTCTTCTCTGAATACTTCCGCAGCGCCCCGGTGCTGCAGGTACCAGGCAGGCTGTTTCCCATTCAG GTCATCTACCAGCCCATCCCCCCTGAGGAGCAGCCCTCTCGCTCAGAGAAGCTGGATCCTAGGCCGTACCTGCGCATCCTGCAGGGCATCGATCAGCGCTACCCTCCAGAGGAGCGTGGGgacctgctcctcttcctcagcggCGTGGCGGAGATCTCCAACATCCAGGAGGCCTGTCAGGTTTACGCCACACACACTCGGCGCTGGATAGTCCTGCCGCTGCACAGCACCCTCTCTCTCGCTCAGCAGGACAAG GTGTTTGACGTCTCTCCTCCTGGTGTAAGAAAATGCATCATCTCCACCAACATCGCTGAAACCTCAGTTACGATAGATGGGGTTCGGTTTGTTGTGGATTCAG gaaagGTGAAGGAGATGAGCTTTGACCCAAAGGCTAAGATGCAGCGCCTGCAGGAGTTCTGGATCAGCCGAGCCAGCTCCGAGCAGAGGAAAGGTCGAGCCGGTCGCACGGGTCCTGGTGTTTGCTATCGCCTCTACTCGGAGTCGGACTACAACGCCTTCGCTCCGTATCCTGTCCCTGAAATTCACAGAGTGGCTCTGGACTCCTTGGTCCTGCAG ATGAAAAGCATGGATCTGGGAGATCCgctttcttttgtcttcattGATCCTCCTCCAACGGCCAGTATCCAGACTGCAGTTACATACCTGAAGGAGCAGGGGGCGCTAGACAGTCGTGGTGAACTAACATCCATTGGTAAACTGTTGGCTCAGCTGCCTGTTGATGTTGTTATAG GGAAGATGTTGGTTCTTGGTTCTCTGTTTAACTTGGTGGAGCCCGTGCTGACCATCGCAGCCGCCCTCAGTGTCCAGTCACCGTTCCTGCGCAGCTCGCAGCAGAACCCGGACTGCAAAACGTCCTGCCAGCCCCTGCACAGCAACCAAGGAGATCCCTTTACCCTGCTCAACACCTTCAACGCCTGGGTGGAG GTGAAAGGAGAGCGAGGCGGCGGCTCCAGGAAGTGGTGCAGGAGGAGAGGCCTGGAGGAGCAGCGACTTTATGAGATGGTCAACCTGCGCAGACAGTTCAAG AACTTGCTGAGAAGCCATGGCCTCCTGGAGTCAGAGGACACGGCTCCATCTAGTGGCGACCGCGAGCAGCGCAGGGAGAGGTTCACCGAGAGGAAGAAGCTGCATCAGCTGAAAAGAGACCATGAGCAGCAGGAGGGGACCAAACGTAAAGTCCTGCGGCTGGAGGAGGGCGGAGAGTTTTCCTCAGGATCGGACTCTGAAGACAGAGGCAGAGGCAGGAAGTCCAAGGAGGGACAGGGACAGGAGGTGGACATCCAG GAAGTGAAGTTTAAATTGCGCCACAACGTCTCAGAGCTGCAGGAGGCCGTTGGCGCCAGTCAGGACTTGTCCTCGCGTCACCAAGCTTTGCTCAAGCTGCTGCTCTGCCGAGGACTCTACCCTCAGCTGGCGCTCCCTGATGAGCACAACACCACCCGGAAAGACTCGGATCAG GTGTTCCACACGAGGAACAAGCAGGGCGTGGTGATGCACCCGACCAGTGTGTTCGCCAGCGATCCGGAGGTGCTGCATGTTCCCGAGGACGAACCCAGAGAAACAG GACCGGACAGGAGGGACAGCAGCAGACATCAGCTGTTGGCCTTCGTCACGCTGCTGGAGACCAACAAGCCGTATTTGTCCAACTGCGTCCGGGTTCCAGCCCTCCAG GCTCTGCTGCTGGTGGCCAACTCGGTGGACACAAACGCCGACTGCACGCGGCTGGTGGTGGACGGCTGGCTGGAGCTGGAGGTCCGGGAGCCCGACGAGGCCCTGAGGGTTCTCTCCAGGGCCCTCAGTCTTAGGTCTGAGTGGGAGCGTTTGCTGAAGGCTCAGCTAGGACAGAGCGCCACCTCCGGACAGGGAGTGTCCCGCAGAGACATGGAGAAGCTGAGCGACGGCCtcgtccgcttcctgctttacACAGAG GTCAGTTACAGCCTTCAGCGACTCACAGCTCTCCAGACCCAGAACCTGTACGTCGGACCTCAGGCCGACCCGGACTCGGTTTACTCTGAGCTTCCAGATCTGAGCCTGCTGTTTCCAGGAGCAGAAGCCAAACCGGATCCAATTAAAGGAGGCCTGAGAGTGACCAGCTTCTTCATCTACAACTGTCTCGCT GATTCGAAGGATCTCTACAGCGAGTGTTTGCGGACCTTCTGGAGCTGCCCTAACTGTGACCTCTACATGCCTCTGACTCCTCTGGAGCGGATGCATCACGAAGCTTCCTGCAGGCCCGCCGGAGAGCGGCAGGAGGCAGAGGAAG AATCAGGAGACGGAAAGTCCGGCTCATCCGGAAAGTCGAGTCTGACGAGGGTCTATCACTGTGACGTCTGTGATGAGGATCTGACACTCACATCCACGGAGATCCTCAAACATAAAAGGCAGCACACGTTTTCAGCAAAGTGA